A window from Vigna angularis cultivar LongXiaoDou No.4 chromosome 7, ASM1680809v1, whole genome shotgun sequence encodes these proteins:
- the LOC108336915 gene encoding spore wall protein 2-like: MEGGTFISQTKYYREVLKKFGMDIAKEANTPIGTSLYLDKDESSIEFNETMFREDEDKDEEEDNDEEEDEDEEEDEDEDEDKDKVEEEEEEGDENKDKDEDEHEEEDEDEDEDEDEEEDEEEDENEDEDEEEKRKRKRTRIGTRRRKRTRGRGRGRGRDDKDEDENKGEDEDEDEDKDEDGDEDEDADEDEVEDKGDNEGEGEDEEEEEDEDEDEDEEEVEEEEEEWEEDEDRNEEEDEDENKDQDEEEDKVKEEEKEGDEKKDEDEDGKEGKDEDKDKDEDEDEDEDEDEDEDEDENVDEDEDEDEDEDKNEDEHEDEDEKEADDEDEDEGDEDEDQNEDEGEDQDQNEDKDEEKEEDEDRDKDEDVDEDEHEDEDEDEDEDQDKEGGERTRTRTRMRTRTRRTTWIRTRTRTRTRTRTRTRDEDEGENEDEDEDVDEDVNEDEEEEEDEDEDDDKDENGDENDNEDEDKDEDEDEDKDEEEEEDEDEEEDEVEEEEEEGDEKKDEDEDGKKDEDEDKDKDDDEDEDEDEDEDGKEDEDEDKDEAEDEDEDGDEDEDEDEDNIERTRTRTRRRRRRMRTRTRTRTRTRTRTRTRTSTTTRTRRRRGRDGDKNEDEDEDEDEEKVEEEEEEGDKKRDEEGEEDEVEDKDEVEDEDEDEDEDEDEDEDEDEDEDEDEDEVDDQDDDEGDEDDEEEDVDEDEENEDGDKDGDEEKVEEWEEEGDENKDEDEDENEDEDKKEDEEKKEDEDEEDEGDEDEDQNKDDGEDQDQDEDKDEEKEEDEDRDEDEDDEDEEEVEEEEKEGDKKRDKDEEEDEGEDEDEDKDEDDNEDEYEDEHEDEDEDEDGRGRGRGRGREDKDENEGEDENEGEDEDEYEDEDENYDEDEEEVEEEEKEGDKKRDKDEEEDEGEDEGEDEDEDKDEDDNEDEYEYEDEHEDEDEDEDGRGRGRGRGGEDKDKDEDEDKNEDEDKDEDEDEDEVEDQDDDEGEDEDEGEDVDDDEEEVEEEEEEGDKKMDEDGEEDKEKDEDEKHLRPPPSPPQSLPAFTITDFLCSPSAVPTLLATVTDFLCSPSIVPTKLASISSVVPTLLATVTDFLCSPSFHESSVLG; this comes from the exons atggaAGGGGGAACTTTCATCTCTCAAACTAAGTACTATAGAGAGGTTCTTAAGAAATTTGGAATGGACATAGCAAAGGAAGCAAACACTCCCATCGGAACCTCTTTATATTTAGATAAAGATGAATCAAGTATTGAGTTTAACGAAACTATGTTTAGAG AGGACGAGGACAAGGACGAAGAAGAGGACAACGACGAGGAAGAGGATGAGGACGAGGAGGAAgatgaggacgaggacgaggacaaGGACAAGgtcgaggaagaagaagaagaaggggaCGAGAACAAGGACAAGGACGAGGACGAGCACGAGGAAGaagacgaggacgaggacgaggacgaggacgaggaggaggacgaggaagAGGACGAgaacgaggacgaggacgaggaggagaagaggaagaggaagaggacgaGGATAGGGACGAGGAGGAGAAAGAGGACAAG aggaagaggaagaggacgaGGTCGAGACGACAAGGACGAGGACGAGAACAAGGGTGAGGACGAGGACGAAGACGAGGACAAGGACGAGGACGGAGACGAGGATGAGGACGCGGACGAGGACGAGGTCGAGGATAAGGGCGACAACGAGGGTGAGGGCGAGGacgaggaagaggaagaggacgaggacgaggacgaggacgaggaagAGGtcgaggaagaggaagaagaatgg gaagaggacgaGGATAGGAACGAGGAGGAAGACGAGGACGAGAACAAGGACCAAGACGAGGAAGAGGACAAGGTCaaggaagaggaaaaagaaggGGACGAGAAaaaggacgaggacgaggatgGGAAAGAGGGCAAGGATGAAGACAAGGACAAGgatgaggacgaggacgaggacgaagACGAG gacgaggacgaggacgaggatgAGAATGTGGACGAGgatgaggacgaggacgaggacgaggacaaGAACGAGGATGAGCACGAGGACGAGGATGAGAAAGAGGCCGATgatgaggacgaggacgagggggacgaggacgaggaccaGAACGAGGACGAGGGCGAGGATCAGGACCAGAACGAGGACAAGGACGAGGAAAAGGAAGAGGACGAGGATAGGGACAAGGACGAGGACGTGGACGAGGATGAgcacgaggacgaggacgaggatgAAGACGAGGACCAGGACAAGGAAGGGGGAGAGAGGacaaggacgaggacgaggatgAGGACAAGGACAAGGAGGACGACGTGGATAAGGACAAGGACGAGGACAAgaacgaggacgaggacgaggacgagg GACGAGGACGAGGGTGAgaacgaggacgaggacgaggacgtgGACGAGGACGTGAACGaggatgaggaagaggaagaggacgaggacgaggacgatgACAAAGACGAGAACGGGGACGAGAACGACAACGAGGACGAAGACAAGGATGAGGACGAGGACGAAGACAAGGACGAGGAAGAG gaagaggacgaggacgaggaagAGGACGAGGtcgaggaagaggaagaagaaggcgACGAGAAaaaggacgaggacgaggatgGGAAAAAGGACGAGGATGAAGACAAGGACAAGGACGATGACGAGGATGAGGACGAGGATGAGGACGAGGATGGGAAAGAGGACGAGGATGAGGACAAGGACGAGGCCGAGGACGAAGACGAGGACggggacgaggacgaggacgaggacgaggacaaCATCGAGAGGACGAGGACAAGGACgaggaggagaagaaggaggATGAGGACGAGGacaaggacgaggacgaggacgaggacgaggacaaGGACGAGGACGAGCACGACGACGAGGACGaggaggagaagaggaaga GACGGGGATAAgaacgaggacgaggacgaggacgaggacgaggaaaAGGtcgaggaagaggaagaagaaggggaCAAGAAAAGGGACGAGGAGGGGGAGGAGGACGAGGTCGAGGACAAGGACGAGgtcgaggacgaggacgag gatgaggacgaggacgaggacgaggacgaggacgaagACGAGgatgaggacgaggacgaggacgaggtcGATGATCAGGATGACGACGAGGGTGACGAGGATGAcgaggaggaggacgtggaCGAGGACGAG GAGAACGAGGACGGGGACAAGGACGGGGACGAGGAGAAGGTCGAGGAGTGGGAAGAAGAAGGGGACGAGAACAAGGACGAGGATGAGGACGAGAACGAGGACGAGGATAAGAAAGAGGACgaggaaaagaaagaggacgaggacgaggaggaCGAGggggacgaggacgaggaccaGAACAAGGACGACGGCGAGGACCAAGACCAAGACGAGGACAAGGACGAGGAAAAGGAAGAGGACGAGGATAGGGACGAGGACGAGGAT gacgaggacgaggaagAGGTCgaggaagaggaaaaagaaggaGACAAGAAAAGGGACAAAgacgaggaggaggacgagggggaggacgaggacgaggacaaGGACGAGGACGATAACGAGGACGAGTACGAGGACGAGCACGAGGACGAGGATGAGGACGAGGACG gaagaggaagaggaagaggacgaGGTCGAGAGGACAAGGACGAGAACGAGGGTGAGGACGAGAACGAGGGTGAGGACGAGGACGAGTATGAAGACGAGGACGAGAACTATGACGAGGACGAGGAAGAGGTTgaggaagaggaaaaagaaggaGACAAGAAAAGGGACAAAgacgaggaggaggacgagggcGAGGACGAGGgggaggacgaggacgaggacaaGGACGAGGACGATAACGAGGACGAGTACGAGTACGAGGACGAGCACGAGGACGAGGATGAGGACGAGGACG gacgaggaagaggaagaggacgaGGCGGAGAGGACAAGGacaaggacgaggacgaggataAGAACGAGGACGAGGACAAAGACGAGgatgaggacgaggacgaggtcGAGGACCAGGACGACGACGAGggcgaggacgaggacgagggcGAGGATGTGGACGACGACGAGGAAGAGGtcgaggaagaggaagaagaaggggaCAAGAAAATGGATGAGGACGGGGAGGAGGACAAGGAGAAGGACGAGGACGAG AAGCATCTCCGACCACCACCATCTCCCCCACAAAGCTTGCCAGCATTCACCATCACTGACTTCCTCTGCTCCCCCTCCGCCGTCCCCACCCTCCTCGCCACCGTCACTGACTTCCTCTGCTCCCCCTCCATCGTCCCCACGAAGCTTGCCAGCATATCCTCTGTCGTCCCCACCCTCCTTGCCACTGTCACTGACTTCCTCTGCTCCCCCTCCTTCCACGAATCCTCTGTCCTCGGGTGA